From the genome of Myxocyprinus asiaticus isolate MX2 ecotype Aquarium Trade chromosome 39, UBuf_Myxa_2, whole genome shotgun sequence:
GCGTTTGTCTACACACAATAAAATCTTGCATGAAAAGAGTCTATGTGATATTTTACTATGAGCTTTACTACTACCTCACTGCTCTTTATAATGCCAGGAAAACATAACAGGCATAGTGatttacatactgtattaaataatgtactttttatttatgtatccccttttctccctaatttggaatgctcaattcccactacttagcttagtaggtcctcgtggtggcgcggttactcatctcaatccgggtggtggaggataagtctcggttgcctccgcttctgagaccatcaatccgtgcatcttatcacgtgactcgttgtgtatgacacaccgcggagactcacagcatgtggaggctcatgctactctccgcaatccacacacaacttaccacacgccccactgagagcgagaaccactaatcgcaaccacgaggaggttaccccatgtgactctaccctccctagcaacggggccaatttggttgcttaggagacctggctggagtcactcagcacgccctggattcaaactcgtgactccaggggtgatagtcaacgtcaatactcgctgagctacccaggcccccttaaataatgtacattaagacaaaaccgCAGGTATATTCTATAATATGAGGTATCagcacattacataaatattcaaAAAAAGTAAGAATATGTTTGCAgcttctatattatttatttactgcatacTTGCGCTTATTtggattgtgcagcagcagcgacTCTGGGAAAATGAAAAACGCTCTTCTCTCATTGGTCAGTCGGTTTTCATTGCAGTCCGAAGAAGACAAAAAGAAACAGACTGCTCtccgtaaaaaataaaaataaaccttcgGATTGTCGACGGACGATATGTCGGACCCGGTGTGAATAGCGCCATAGGAGTCCATTGTTCCTATTTAAAAGCTTGTTCGCAACGAACATTCGCACCGAAAATTcggtcttggtgtgaataggccttgaACCAGATCACAATCCAGAATACCAAATTTTAAGTCCAAAACAAACCGTATAAATACGTCTGGAATACTTATGAGTTAACTGGTGCACTGAGACATAATTAATGCTAGTGATTGTAATTGAAATTCAGGTGACGTTACTCACTGGAGGAGGGGTTAGATGTGAAGTACTTCATCATGGAACGCTGCAGAGATGGAATTCTCCAGCAACAAAACACTAATACATTAGCAGCTATAAtgcctgaaagagagagagagagagcgagatacATGAgggtttgtaatttttttttatgtaaatttaaaggtgcactcaataattttccctcattaaaaacgTTTTATCAATAGCACTATCATTCCATCATTAGCCTTTTTATTTTGCATGGGGCGGATTGCCTGATGGGTGCCAACATGCTGAGATCACATGGCCAGTGTGgctattcttttgttgtttgtgtAGTTCAGACTCACCTGTGACTGTTTTCTGTCCTTCACTTAAACTGTTCCACCACTGATTCACCTGCACATCACATCAGGATTAAGACACACCCATTAAGCACACAGCAAAAAAACTCAAACTTCCATTAAATGTACTCAAGCACCTGTTTGCGAAAGTCTCCCTGTTTCTGGGGCCGTATCTTCTCCAGCCAGTCCGCTCTGACCTTGTCAAAGTAACGCACGCGAGATTTTAAACTTTCGTACTGCCATATCGCCGCCCCGCCGAAAGAACAACCTGTAAACTGAGTTGGAGTTATTACAAAGCATTTTAACACAGATttttatattcattatatataaattcatgcatatatacacacaacacacatccaAAGAAAAAGATTACAATTCTTCACACACAAAGAATATACAGTACCTACCCCTATAGTGAAGACGAATGGTTTGACCAGTCTGCCAAACGACCTAGCGGGCATCTGTGGAGTGGACGGGTCTGGCAGAGGAGCCATGCCTTTATTGTGTACCATTTCATTTTGCCCCGCCTCTTCTGTCAGACCTTTCTTTGGCTCCGCCTTCTTCGCTACCTTGCGGAAGCCGCACCTCTGCTGTGTTTGAAGCGTAAATCTACTCGGAgagcaacaaaaataaaatataatttttattaggTATTTTTAGTGATTTGTCAATTGGCAAAAAAGTGAAAAATTACCCCTATACAAGCACCCCCACTTTGGTGGAGGAACGGGGTAAATGACACACCCAAAACAAAAGGTTTACTGCTCATGGGTCCCTCTGACTACACACATAATCAAAGTATCTTTAGAAAGCTAACACTTGAGATTTTACAATGAAATCTTCAGAATTATATTTAACAACATTTGCAATGCATTTGCAATGTGACTTTTTAAGAGTGAAACAAAATTGAGTGGGACGTTTATCCAGTGGGATTGGACTGGATAGTGAAAAGCACGCTATGATATGATTGGTCGATATTATCTTTCCCCGCCCACACAGCCTTGATGACGTCATCAAAAAAGAGAAGTCGTTCCAGAggcgattaaaaaaaaatatactgtgataaaaaGATTacgaaaacaaacttttttttttttttttttccatgcacgATAAGAccattaagaaagaaaaaaagggtcaattttgatttctttAACCCAAACATGATGTTTACATCTGAAACTGCCTTAACGTAGCACAACACAATAAAGTTTCATAACAATAAACACTCTCAAaatgtttacacctcaaatgcattCCGTTTTGGGTACTTTAATATTATAACACTCTAATCCCATGCATGCATGAGCTGATTAAACCCATTACTATTCATGTCAGCGGATAAAACAGAAGGACCTGAGATGCTCACAGTGAGAGGAGTGATGTATTACCTGTTGGTCAGGTAGTGTTTATTGCAGCAGTCTTCAGCAGCCCGTCTGAACAACACTGCGCCCCTCACCGCCATCATCACTGCGACCCCTCTGCTGCTCTCACAATGCGGCTGAGGCTTCCGCACCAGACCACGCCCACAGCGAACCCTGCTGGAGGAGGAGTGACACATCATTTACACTATAACTTTAGATAGAGCTGatcattttatttactttaatatGGATCATCTGGGATTAAATTCAGATATAAATGTATGTTTGCAGTGCATATGATTGAATACCGGAATTAATATGCAATactaaaaaaaatactataataataataataataataataaaaaataattatatgtatatatatatatataattaatattataaattatatattattattatatatatcagATACATAGGCCTATACTTggttataaattaataataaattctaAACAATAAAATGATATATTATGATATATGTTTATCTAtaacaatactgtatatttttatgataaatgaAGCCTACTTGTCCGTCATATAATTTACTTTCCTGCTCATTTATGAGATATATTATCACCTATAGAGATAAATGATAATTCTGTTAGTTTTTCTTGGCTTTGATATTGTAGTCTGAGTAAAACAAGAAAAGGAAAGTATCGTCTGTTCAGTGTACatggaaataaaacattttcagatcTCACATGAATgagtatttatacttttattcccttattaatgcattttttgtttttgtttccatgTGTATTCATTTCCACATTCATGCATGAACATTGCActttaaatctaatttattttcatttttagccAGAATTTTACAAATGAAAAAGGAACTTTGTAAAACTttttgtgtgcgtttatgttatttatttttaaagcaggtttgtagatttttttattcatttatttatggtgaggtttgcacatttgtttatttattttgcaggtttacatatttatttatttaatcattcatttatttatggtgaggtttgcacatttgtttatttattttgcaggtttacatatttatttatttatttatttaatcattcatttatttatggtgaggtttgcacatttgtttatttattttgcaggtttacatatttatttatttatttaatcattcatttatttatggtgatgtttgcacatttgtttatttattttgcaggtttccatatttatttatttatttaatcattcatttatttatggtGAGGTTTGcacatgtgtttatttattttgcaggtttacatatttatttatttatttaatcattcatttatttatggtgatgtttgcacatttgtttatttattttgcaggtttacatatttatttatttatttaatcattcatttatttatggtgatgtttgcacatttgtttatttattttgcaggtttccatatttatttatttatttaatcattcatttatttatggtGAGGTTTGcacatgtgtttatttattttgcaggtttacatatttatttatttaatcattcatttatttatggtgaggtttgcacatttgtttatttattttgcaggtttacatatttatttatttatttatttaatcattcatttatttatggtgaggtttgcacatttgtttatttattttgcaggtttacatatttatttatttatttaatcattcatttattt
Proteins encoded in this window:
- the LOC127429936 gene encoding presenilins-associated rhomboid-like protein, mitochondrial, with the protein product MMAVRGAVLFRRAAEDCCNKHYLTNRFTLQTQQRCGFRKVAKKAEPKKGLTEEAGQNEMVHNKGMAPLPDPSTPQMPARSFGRLVKPFVFTIGFTGCSFGGAAIWQYESLKSRVRYFDKVRADWLEKIRPQKQGDFRKQVNQWWNSLSEGQKTVTGIIAANVLVFCCWRIPSLQRSMMKYFTSNPSSKALCWPMLLSTFSHYSFFHLAANMYVLWSFSSSIVSMMGKEQFMALYLSAGVISTFFSYVSKTAMGRLGPSLGASGAIMTVLAAVCTKMPEAKLAIIFLPMYTFTAGNALKAIVALDTTGLILGWRFFDHAAHLGGALFGIWYILYGHELIWKNREPLVKLWHDFRTRGPGTGGNGTI